A window from Hemicordylus capensis ecotype Gifberg chromosome 2, rHemCap1.1.pri, whole genome shotgun sequence encodes these proteins:
- the LOC128347398 gene encoding uncharacterized protein LOC128347398 isoform X1, producing MKGTSIIREHLSDTAPRVIQRVPIWCKVQGNVKCIKSSSECRPASAKCRLLWTAPEYGALVEQIQIFGISALQEVISAAWKPVKAEATCQSKAWSIYKPTPALQECASPPALQECAKLCKSILRKRPFPGEVMELSLFPRQHLKIWQSAPRSRWSTIPLVWPFPALGIPLRVSGSVCSELSKACNTPGSLPWSASSGASTGGENRKRCRRGQPRRSGAWSTFRMRQGYSIWDSSLEKRQLLGDMIEVYKIMHGIEKHLNQGSSHETEGQEI from the exons atgaaaggcacaagtatcatcagagagcatctgTCTGATACTGCGCCCCGAGTCATACAGCGG GTTCCGATATGGTGCAAGGTCCAGGGGAATGTCAAGTGTATCAAAAGTTCATCAGAATGTAGACCAGCTTCAGCAAAATGCAGGCTTTTATGGACTGCTCCAGAATATGGAGCCCTCGTTGAACAGATTCAGATATTTGGAATTTCAGCTCTGCAGGAAGTCATTTCCGCAGCGTGGAAACCGGTGAAAGCAGAAGCAACTTGCCAGTCGAAGGCTTGGAGCATTTACA AGCCCACACCAGCACTGCAAGAGTGTGCAAGTCCACCAGCACTGCAAGAGTGTGCAAAACTGTGCAAGTCCATTTTAAGAAAGAGACCCTTCCCTGGGGAAGTGATGGAGCTAAGTCTCTTCCCCAGGCAACACCTTAAAATCTGGCAGTCTGCTCCCAGAAGCCGCTGGAGCACCATTCCTTTAGTGTGGCCATTCCCAGCTCTTGGGATCCCTCTCAGAGTTTCTGGCTCAGTGTGCTCAGAGCTATCCAAGGCCTGTAACACTCCTGGATCCCTACCCTGGTCAGCATCTAGTGGGGCAAGTACTGGAGgagagaacaggaaaaggtgcagaagagggcagccaagaagatcaggggcctggagcaccttccgcatgaggcaaggctacagcatctgggactctagtttggaaaagaggcagctacttggagacatgatagaagtgtataaaattatgcatggaatagagaaacacttgaaccaggggtcatcccatgaaactgaaggccaggaaatttag
- the LOC128347398 gene encoding uncharacterized protein LOC128347398 isoform X2, translated as MKGTSIIREHLSDTAPRVIQRVPIWCKVQGNVKCIKSSSECRPASAKCRLLWTAPEYGALVEQIQIFGISALQEVISAAWKPVKAEATCQSKAWSIYSV; from the exons atgaaaggcacaagtatcatcagagagcatctgTCTGATACTGCGCCCCGAGTCATACAGCGG GTTCCGATATGGTGCAAGGTCCAGGGGAATGTCAAGTGTATCAAAAGTTCATCAGAATGTAGACCAGCTTCAGCAAAATGCAGGCTTTTATGGACTGCTCCAGAATATGGAGCCCTCGTTGAACAGATTCAGATATTTGGAATTTCAGCTCTGCAGGAAGTCATTTCCGCAGCGTGGAAACCGGTGAAAGCAGAAGCAACTTGCCAGTCGAAGGCTTGGAGCATTTACA GTGTCTAG
- the LOC128347397 gene encoding procathepsin L-like: MFSISVVAMTWLVLLRAFSAALDPALEQAWNDWKSTHNKVYSKEVEEAFRRGIWEKNLKTIEHHNWEASLGQHTYELGMNQFGDLTNEEFNRKMNGFRPDLDEAPGENVTFFQESTMLETPKQVDWRTKGYVTPIKDQSVCGSCWAFSATGALEGLHFKKTGKLVSLSEQNLVDCSWKEGNEGCGGGWMNWAFKYVRINKGINSESTYPYEAEDEPCRFNPSDRAATCTSFKNIAKGSEKALEQAVAKAGPVSVAVDASTFQFYKSGIYFLKGCFQMLNHGMLAVGYGTLKEDRKIKNYWILKNSWNTSWGEKGYMRLAKGYHNQCGVASHASYPTL, encoded by the exons ATGTTTTCCATCTCGGTGGTGGCCATGACCTGGCTGGTCCTCCtgagggccttctctgcagctctgGATCCGGCCCTGGAGCAGGCTTGGAATGACTGGAAGAGCACCCATAATAAAGTCTACTCTAAG gaggtggaggaggccTTCCGTAGAGGCATCTGGGAAAAGAATCTGAAAACGATCGAACATCATAACTGGGAGGCTTCCCTGGGGCAACACACCTACGAGCTgggcatgaaccagtttggagatTTG ACTAATGAAGAATTTAATCGGAAGATGAACGGCTTCCGTCCTGACTTGGATGAAGCACCTGGTGAGAACGTGACCTTCTTCCAAGAATCTACCATGCTGGAGACTCCTAAGCAGGTGGACTGGCGCACCAAAGGCTATGTCACCCCAATAAAAGACCAG AGTGTCTGCGGGTCGTGTTGGGCTTTCAGTGCCACCGGAGCCCTGGAAGGTCTACATTTTAAGAAGACAGGCAAGCTAGTCTCATTGAGTGAACAGAACCTCGTGGACTGCTCCTGGAAGGAAGGGAACGAGGGATGCGGAGGAGGGTGGATGAACTGGGCCTTCAAGTACGTGCGGATTAACAAGGGCATAAACTCCGAAAGTACCTACCCATATGAGGCAGAG GACGAACCCTGCCGTTTCAACCCTTCGGACCGAGCGGCCACGTGCACTTCCTTCAAAAACATTGCAAAGGGGAGTGAGAAAGCCCTGGAACAAGCTGTGGCCAAGGCTGGCCCGGTTTCCGTTGCTGTGGATGCGAGCACCTTCCAGTTCTACAAGTCAG GAATTTATTTTCTCAAGGGGTGCTTCCAAATGTTGAACCATGGCATGTTGGCAGTGGGCTATGGCACCCTCAAGgaagacagaaaaataaaaaattattggATCCTGAAGaacag CTGGAATACTTCTTGGGGCGAGAAAGGTTACATGCGGCTGGCAAAAGGATACCACAATCAATGTGGAGTAGCAAGCCATGCCAGCTATCCCACCCTGTAA